In Deinococcus aestuarii, a single genomic region encodes these proteins:
- a CDS encoding ATP-binding protein codes for MTSTPEVLRQHAEQAYAFELAALAEHDRHPRPPRWNLSPRAVLTYLMGGRAGGTEITPKYVGEARLMEIAVATLATDRALLLIGVPGTAKSWVSEHLAAAVSGDSTLLVQGTAGTDENAIRYGWNYARLLAEGPSEAALVESPVMHAMRQGKIARLEELTRVQSDVQDTLITILSEKTLPVPELNTEVQAVRGFNLIATANNRDKGVNDLSSALKRRFNTVVLPVPDSLEDELQIVTRRVESLGRSLGLPELPPALDEIRRVVTVFRELRAGVTEDGKTKLKTPSGSLSVAEAISVVTNGLTLAAHFGDGRLSSRDVAASVIGAVVKDPVQDQAVWNEYLETAVKKRTGWKEFYAACREVS; via the coding sequence ATGACCAGCACCCCCGAAGTCCTGCGCCAGCACGCCGAGCAAGCCTATGCCTTTGAGCTCGCCGCCCTCGCCGAGCACGACCGCCATCCGCGCCCGCCGAGGTGGAACCTCAGCCCGCGCGCCGTCCTGACCTACCTGATGGGGGGCCGGGCGGGCGGCACCGAGATCACGCCAAAGTACGTGGGCGAGGCGCGGCTGATGGAAATTGCCGTGGCGACCCTCGCCACCGACCGGGCGCTTCTGCTGATCGGCGTGCCGGGCACGGCCAAGAGCTGGGTGAGCGAACACCTCGCCGCCGCCGTCTCGGGCGACAGCACCCTGCTCGTGCAGGGGACGGCGGGCACCGACGAGAACGCCATCCGCTACGGCTGGAACTACGCCCGGCTGCTGGCCGAGGGGCCCAGCGAGGCCGCGCTCGTCGAGAGCCCCGTCATGCACGCCATGCGTCAGGGCAAGATCGCCCGCCTGGAGGAGCTGACGCGCGTGCAGAGCGACGTGCAGGACACCCTGATCACCATCCTCTCGGAAAAGACGCTCCCGGTGCCCGAGCTGAACACGGAGGTGCAGGCGGTGCGCGGCTTCAACCTGATCGCCACGGCGAACAACCGCGACAAGGGCGTGAACGACCTGTCGAGCGCCCTCAAGCGCCGCTTCAACACCGTCGTCCTGCCCGTGCCCGACAGCCTGGAGGACGAACTCCAGATCGTGACCCGCCGCGTCGAGTCGCTGGGCCGCAGCCTGGGCCTGCCTGAGCTGCCCCCCGCCCTTGACGAGATTCGGCGCGTGGTGACGGTCTTCCGCGAGCTGCGCGCGGGCGTCACCGAGGACGGCAAGACGAAACTCAAGACGCCCAGTGGCAGCCTCAGCGTGGCCGAGGCGATCAGCGTGGTCACGAACGGGCTGACCCTGGCCGCCCACTTCGGCGACGGCAGGCTGAGCAGCCGCGACGTGGCCGCCAGCGTCATCGGGGCCGTGGTGAAAGACCCGGTGCAGGACCAGGCCGTGTGGAACGAGTACCTGGAAACGGCAGTCAAGAAGCGGACCGGGTGGAAGGAGTTTTACGCGGCGTGTAGGGAGGTGAGCTGA
- a CDS encoding antitoxin produces the protein MTRSRTFKSGNSQAVRIPQELQLPYGEVEIVRRGRDLIITPVQRQDGLAIFEALTAFEGPLEREQPKAQQEREDLM, from the coding sequence GTGACCCGCAGCCGAACGTTCAAGAGTGGCAACAGTCAGGCCGTCCGTATTCCACAGGAGCTTCAGTTGCCCTATGGCGAGGTGGAGATCGTTCGCCGGGGCCGGGACCTGATCATCACGCCGGTTCAGCGGCAAGACGGGCTTGCCATCTTCGAGGCCCTGACGGCCTTTGAAGGTCCCCTCGAACGGGAGCAGCCCAAGGCGCAGCAGGAACGGGAAGACTTGATGTGA
- a CDS encoding PIN domain-containing protein, giving the protein MTSPLLYLLDTNICIFTMNRRPEQVGHRMGEVTAAGHRIGISSVTLHELWYGVRRSGRPEQNAARLSALTRTLDVFDFGPDAAEAAAGIRAALAGSGSPIGPYDVLIAGHALSLNAQVVTNNLGEFARVPGLRCEDWTREEGD; this is encoded by the coding sequence GTGACCTCTCCTCTCCTCTACCTGCTCGACACGAACATCTGCATCTTCACCATGAACCGCCGCCCAGAACAGGTCGGGCACAGGATGGGGGAGGTGACGGCAGCCGGGCACCGAATCGGCATCTCCAGCGTGACCCTGCATGAACTCTGGTACGGCGTGCGCCGCAGTGGCCGCCCGGAGCAGAACGCCGCCCGCCTGTCGGCCCTGACGCGGACGCTGGACGTGTTCGACTTCGGCCCGGACGCCGCCGAAGCCGCCGCCGGGATTCGGGCCGCCCTGGCGGGAAGCGGCTCGCCCATCGGACCATACGACGTGCTGATCGCGGGTCATGCCCTGAGCCTGAACGCCCAGGTCGTCACGAACAACCTCGGGGAGTTTGCCCGCGTGCCGGGCTTGCGCTGCGAGGACTGGACGCGGGAAGAGGGGGATTGA
- a CDS encoding DUF5682 family protein, whose translation MSDLTIYPIRHHGPGSARSVARALEANPPATLLIEGPVDADGLLPFLNDPALTPPVAVMAHVQGQPERSVFYPLAEFSPEFVAIRWALARGVPVAFMDLPASVTLAPPAKSEGEEGETPAETDPDAEGTLTSHADAVRADPLALLARAAGYSDFERWWDALVESRGEGEAVFAAIAEVMAAVREDEDGHTSERDLIREAQMRQTIRAALGRDSVAVVCGAWHAHALTPEVLAREAKADPARVKNLPRAKVALTITPWTHGRLTQASGYGAGVTSPGWYAHLYGTPMQVSERWLTRSARLLRERGLDASSAQVIDAVRLAEALATLRGRSLAGLDELTDATRAVFAWDSDTPLRLLSEELFVGEALGSVPSGVPAVPLEQDLAGTLARLRLKREAVTREVTLDLREDAGLGRSQLFHRLNLLGVPWAREAASRGAGTFKEAWTLRWEPEFSVRLVEASRYGNTLVRAANAAAISRARRAPDLGALSALLEVTRLCGLPGAADFTLARLDARAADADTAALLLSLPPLARLARYGDVRAREGDDLRPVFRTLVARAAAGLPNAAHGLGEEAAATLHGQIVGADAAVRLLDDPEASGEWVAALHALDAEGTAPLLRGDAVNRLRDRGILDAEQVQSRLAAALAPGAPPPDVAAWLGGFIGEDGGTLRHDPAALALLDAWVTELDPDAFGEVLPPLRRALSRLEPHARKRLGEELRGLERAEQAAQVNGDLGAAVVPVVLRLLGVTLPIGDAQ comes from the coding sequence ATGTCTGACCTCACCATCTACCCCATCCGCCACCACGGCCCCGGTTCGGCGCGCAGCGTGGCGCGAGCGCTGGAGGCCAACCCGCCCGCCACGCTGCTCATCGAGGGGCCGGTGGATGCCGACGGCCTGCTGCCCTTCCTGAACGACCCCGCCCTCACGCCCCCCGTCGCGGTCATGGCGCATGTGCAGGGCCAGCCCGAGCGCTCGGTGTTCTACCCGTTGGCCGAGTTCAGTCCCGAGTTCGTGGCGATCCGCTGGGCCCTAGCGCGCGGCGTACCGGTGGCCTTCATGGACCTGCCCGCCAGCGTGACCCTCGCGCCTCCAGCAAAAAGTGAGGGGGAGGAAGGGGAGACCCCCGCCGAGACCGACCCTGACGCCGAGGGGACGCTCACCTCTCATGCCGACGCCGTGCGCGCCGATCCGCTCGCGCTGCTGGCCCGGGCGGCGGGTTACAGCGACTTCGAGCGCTGGTGGGACGCCCTGGTCGAGTCGCGCGGAGAGGGCGAGGCGGTCTTCGCGGCGATTGCCGAGGTCATGGCGGCGGTGCGCGAGGACGAGGACGGGCACACTTCCGAGCGCGACCTGATCCGTGAGGCGCAGATGCGTCAGACCATCCGCGCGGCCCTGGGGCGCGACAGCGTGGCCGTGGTCTGCGGCGCGTGGCATGCCCACGCCCTCACCCCCGAAGTGCTGGCGCGCGAGGCGAAGGCCGACCCGGCACGCGTCAAGAACCTCCCCAGGGCGAAAGTCGCCCTCACCATCACCCCCTGGACGCACGGGCGGCTCACGCAGGCGAGCGGCTACGGGGCGGGCGTCACGTCGCCGGGCTGGTACGCGCACCTCTACGGCACGCCCATGCAGGTCAGCGAGCGCTGGCTGACCCGCTCGGCGCGGCTGCTGCGCGAACGTGGGCTGGACGCGTCAAGCGCCCAGGTCATCGACGCGGTGCGGCTGGCCGAGGCCCTGGCGACCCTGCGTGGGCGGAGCCTGGCGGGCCTGGACGAGCTGACCGACGCCACCCGGGCCGTCTTCGCCTGGGATTCCGACACCCCGCTGCGCCTGCTCTCCGAGGAACTGTTCGTGGGTGAGGCGCTGGGCAGCGTGCCTTCCGGCGTGCCCGCCGTGCCGCTGGAACAGGACCTGGCAGGAACGCTGGCCCGGCTGCGCCTGAAGCGCGAGGCCGTGACCCGCGAGGTCACCCTCGACCTGCGCGAGGACGCGGGCCTGGGCCGCTCGCAGCTCTTCCACCGCCTGAACCTGCTAGGTGTGCCGTGGGCGAGGGAGGCCGCCAGCCGGGGCGCGGGCACCTTCAAGGAGGCGTGGACCCTGCGCTGGGAGCCGGAATTTAGCGTGCGCCTCGTCGAGGCGAGCCGCTACGGCAATACGCTGGTGCGTGCGGCGAACGCGGCGGCGATCTCCCGGGCGCGGCGGGCCCCGGACCTGGGCGCCCTCTCGGCGCTGCTGGAGGTGACGCGGCTGTGCGGGCTGCCGGGTGCCGCCGACTTCACGCTCGCGCGGCTGGACGCCCGTGCCGCCGACGCCGACACCGCCGCGCTGCTGCTCTCGCTGCCGCCCCTGGCGCGGCTGGCCCGCTACGGCGACGTGAGGGCGCGCGAGGGCGACGACCTGCGGCCCGTGTTCCGTACCCTGGTGGCCCGCGCCGCCGCCGGACTGCCCAACGCCGCGCACGGGCTGGGCGAGGAGGCCGCGGCAACACTCCACGGCCAGATCGTGGGGGCCGACGCGGCGGTGCGCCTCCTCGACGACCCGGAGGCGAGCGGCGAGTGGGTGGCGGCCCTGCACGCCCTGGACGCCGAGGGCACCGCGCCCCTCCTGCGCGGCGACGCCGTGAACCGGCTGCGCGACCGGGGCATCCTCGACGCCGAACAGGTGCAATCCAGGCTCGCGGCGGCCCTCGCGCCGGGGGCACCCCCGCCCGACGTGGCCGCGTGGCTGGGCGGCTTCATCGGCGAGGACGGCGGGACGCTGCGGCATGACCCGGCGGCCCTGGCCCTGCTCGACGCCTGGGTGACGGAACTCGACCCGGACGCCTTCGGTGAGGTGCTGCCCCCCCTGCGCCGCGCCCTCTCGCGCCTGGAACCGCACGCCCGCAAGAGGCTGGGCGAGGAGTTGCGCGGCCTGGAACGCGCCGAACAGGCCGCGCAGGTGAATGGCGACCTGGGAGCCGCCGTAGTGCCCGTCGTGCTGCGGCTGCTCGGTGTCACCCTGCCGATTGGAGATGCCCAATGA